In one Pseudomonas sp. SCA2728.1_7 genomic region, the following are encoded:
- a CDS encoding aldehyde dehydrogenase family protein, producing the protein MRYAHPGTEGAKVSFKAKYGNYIGGEFVAPVKGQYFTNTSPVNGQPIAEFPRSTAEDIDKALDAAHAAADAWGATSVQARSLILLKIADRIEANLELLAITETWDNGKAIRETLNADIPLAADHFRYFAGCLRAQEGSAAEIDGNTVAYHIHEPLGVVGQIIPWNFPILMAAWKLAPALAAGNCVVLKPAEQTPLGITVLLELIGDLLPPGVLNIVQGYGKEAGEALATSKRIAKIAFTGSTPVGSHIMKCAAENIIPSTVELGGKSPNIFFEDIMQAEPTFIEKAAEGLVLAFFNQGEVCTCPSRALVQESIYDEFMAVVMKKVLQIKRGDPLDTDTMVGAQASEQQFDKILSYLEIAKGEGAELLTGGKVEKLEGNLSTGYYIQPTLLKGTNKMRVFQEEIFGPVVSITTFKDEAEALAIANDTEFGLGAGLWTRDINRAYRMGRAIKAGRVWTNCYHLYPAHAAFGGYKKSGVGRETHKMMLDHYQQTKNLLVSYDINPLGFF; encoded by the coding sequence ATGCGTTACGCTCACCCCGGTACTGAAGGCGCCAAAGTCTCGTTCAAAGCCAAGTACGGTAACTACATCGGCGGCGAGTTCGTCGCGCCTGTCAAAGGTCAGTACTTCACCAATACCTCGCCAGTGAATGGCCAGCCGATTGCCGAATTCCCCCGCTCCACTGCCGAAGACATCGACAAGGCACTGGACGCCGCCCACGCCGCTGCCGACGCGTGGGGCGCGACCTCCGTGCAGGCGCGCTCGCTGATCCTGCTGAAAATCGCCGACCGCATCGAAGCCAACCTTGAACTGCTGGCGATCACCGAAACCTGGGACAACGGCAAAGCCATCCGCGAAACCCTCAACGCCGACATCCCGCTGGCCGCCGACCATTTCCGCTACTTCGCTGGCTGTCTGCGCGCCCAGGAAGGCAGCGCTGCCGAAATCGACGGCAACACCGTGGCCTATCACATCCATGAACCGCTGGGCGTGGTCGGCCAGATCATCCCGTGGAACTTTCCGATCCTGATGGCCGCGTGGAAACTCGCCCCGGCACTCGCCGCCGGCAACTGCGTAGTGCTCAAGCCTGCCGAGCAGACCCCGCTGGGCATTACCGTGTTGCTGGAACTGATCGGTGATTTGCTGCCGCCCGGCGTGCTGAACATTGTTCAGGGCTACGGCAAAGAAGCCGGCGAAGCGCTCGCGACCAGCAAGCGCATCGCCAAGATCGCCTTCACCGGCTCGACCCCGGTCGGCTCGCACATCATGAAATGCGCCGCCGAAAACATCATTCCGTCGACCGTGGAACTGGGTGGCAAATCGCCGAACATCTTCTTCGAAGACATCATGCAGGCCGAGCCGACCTTCATTGAAAAAGCCGCTGAAGGTCTGGTGCTGGCGTTCTTCAACCAGGGCGAAGTCTGCACCTGCCCATCCCGTGCGCTGGTGCAGGAATCGATCTACGACGAGTTCATGGCCGTCGTCATGAAGAAAGTCCTGCAAATCAAACGTGGTGATCCGCTGGACACCGACACCATGGTCGGCGCGCAGGCGTCCGAGCAGCAATTCGACAAGATTCTTTCGTATCTGGAAATTGCCAAGGGCGAAGGCGCCGAGCTGCTGACCGGTGGCAAGGTGGAAAAACTCGAGGGCAATCTGTCGACCGGTTATTACATCCAGCCGACCCTGCTCAAGGGCACCAACAAGATGCGCGTGTTCCAGGAAGAAATCTTTGGCCCGGTGGTGAGCATCACCACCTTCAAGGACGAAGCCGAAGCACTGGCCATTGCCAACGACACCGAGTTCGGCCTCGGCGCCGGCCTGTGGACCCGCGACATCAACCGCGCCTACCGCATGGGCCGCGCGATCAAGGCTGGACGTGTGTGGACCAACTGCTACCACCTGTACCCGGCGCATGCCGCGTTTGGCGGGTACAAGAAGTCTGGCGTGGGCCGTGAAACCCACAAGATGATGCTCGATCACTATCAGCAGACGAAAAACCTGCTGGTGAGCTACGACATCAATCCGTTGGGCTTCTTCTAA
- a CDS encoding sigma-54-dependent Fis family transcriptional regulator — protein MHDNHLSRHAQQVLTATQGKPHLHGPGADPSIARSWLRCLEDYHLDPALSMAPTVLEHGRVLESRERLQQVLQIAGNEMSSLHQQLSGAGHAVLLTDARGVILNCVTAPAERKIFERAGLWLGADWSEACEGTNGIGTCLVERQALTIHQDEHFRGRHTGLTCSASPVFDPHGELLAVLDVSSARHDVSRQSQFHTMALVNLSAKMIESCYFLRCFDNQWLLRFHLQAESVGLFSEGLLAFDGEGRISAVNQSALNLLGHIRGGLLGKPVEAFFDCSLDELLDRASAHASASWPLRTRDGRHLFAVLRGESRKAVPRVSTPVVAEAPRLSGICLGDEALQADFRKALRVFERDVPLLINGETGSGKEAFAKAVHQASQRSNKAFVALNCAAIPESLIESELFGYRGGSFTGARKDGMRGKLQQADGGTLFLDEIGDMPLALQTRLLRVLEDRQVVPIGGEPESVNVRIISATHRNLLERVADGSFREDLYYRLNGLEVGLPALRARSDKSQLLDFLLAEEAGGETIVIDEPAREALLAFNWPGNVRQLRNVLRTLAALCDEGRIGVEDLPVMIRQGCPVLPPAESGEHPLADAERIALLKTLEQTRWHMTQTAEQLGVSRNTLYRKLRKHGIERRVS, from the coding sequence ATGCACGACAACCATTTGAGTCGCCATGCCCAACAGGTTCTCACTGCTACCCAGGGCAAACCGCACCTGCACGGGCCCGGTGCCGATCCGTCGATTGCCCGTTCGTGGCTGCGCTGTCTTGAGGACTATCACCTCGACCCGGCGCTGAGCATGGCGCCGACTGTGCTCGAACACGGCCGGGTACTGGAAAGCCGCGAACGTCTGCAGCAGGTTCTACAGATCGCCGGCAATGAAATGAGCAGCCTGCATCAACAACTCTCCGGCGCCGGCCACGCGGTGCTGCTGACCGATGCGCGCGGGGTGATCCTCAACTGCGTCACCGCGCCCGCCGAACGCAAGATCTTCGAGCGCGCCGGCCTCTGGCTCGGTGCGGACTGGAGCGAAGCCTGCGAAGGCACCAATGGCATCGGCACCTGCCTGGTCGAACGTCAGGCGCTGACCATTCATCAAGATGAACACTTTCGCGGTCGCCACACCGGCCTGACCTGTTCGGCGAGCCCGGTGTTCGACCCGCATGGCGAACTGCTGGCGGTGCTCGACGTCTCTTCGGCGCGCCATGACGTCTCGCGGCAAAGCCAGTTCCACACCATGGCGCTGGTCAATCTGTCGGCGAAGATGATCGAGAGTTGCTATTTCCTGCGTTGTTTCGATAACCAATGGTTGCTGCGCTTTCATCTGCAGGCCGAGTCCGTTGGGCTGTTTAGTGAAGGTTTGCTGGCGTTTGATGGGGAAGGGCGGATCAGCGCGGTCAACCAGAGTGCACTGAATCTGCTCGGGCATATTCGTGGCGGCTTGCTGGGTAAACCGGTGGAGGCGTTTTTCGATTGTTCGCTGGATGAATTGCTTGACCGCGCCAGTGCCCATGCCAGCGCCAGTTGGCCGCTGCGCACCCGTGACGGGCGACATCTGTTTGCGGTGTTGCGCGGGGAATCGCGCAAAGCTGTACCGAGGGTATCGACGCCGGTGGTCGCTGAGGCGCCGCGCCTGTCGGGCATCTGCCTCGGTGACGAGGCGTTGCAGGCAGACTTCCGCAAAGCCTTACGCGTTTTCGAACGTGATGTGCCGTTGTTGATCAATGGTGAAACCGGCTCCGGCAAGGAGGCCTTCGCCAAGGCTGTGCATCAGGCCAGCCAGCGTTCGAACAAAGCCTTCGTTGCGCTCAACTGCGCGGCGATTCCGGAAAGTCTGATCGAGAGCGAACTGTTCGGCTATCGCGGCGGCAGTTTCACCGGCGCACGCAAGGACGGCATGCGCGGCAAGTTGCAGCAGGCTGATGGCGGCACGCTGTTTCTCGATGAAATTGGCGATATGCCGCTGGCCTTGCAGACTCGTCTGTTACGCGTGCTGGAGGATCGTCAGGTGGTGCCGATCGGCGGCGAGCCGGAGTCGGTCAACGTGCGGATCATCAGCGCCACCCACCGTAATCTGCTGGAGCGGGTCGCGGACGGCAGCTTCCGTGAGGATTTGTATTACCGGCTCAATGGGCTGGAAGTGGGGTTGCCGGCATTACGCGCGCGCAGTGATAAATCGCAGTTGCTGGATTTTCTGCTGGCCGAAGAGGCGGGCGGTGAAACGATAGTGATCGACGAGCCGGCGCGTGAGGCGTTGCTGGCGTTCAATTGGCCGGGCAATGTGCGGCAGTTGCGCAATGTCCTGCGCACGTTGGCGGCGTTGTGTGATGAGGGGCGGATCGGGGTGGAGGATTTGCCGGTGATGATTCGGCAGGGATGTCCAGTTCTTCCGCCAGCCGAGTCTGGCGAACACCCACTGGCAGACGCAGAACGGATTGCACTGCTTAAAACTTTGGAGCAGACGCGGTGGCATATGACGCAAACGGCTGAGCAGCTTGGGGTCAGCCGCAATACCCTTTATAGAAAGCTGCGTAAGCATGGGATTGAGCGGCGAGTCAGTTAG